Proteins co-encoded in one Euleptes europaea isolate rEulEur1 chromosome 1, rEulEur1.hap1, whole genome shotgun sequence genomic window:
- the LOC130472698 gene encoding myb/SANT-like DNA-binding domain-containing protein 7: MEERRMSETMNEARKLLNRSLAKKPASKPSGVRGVSWRRDETLDLLSLWGEQNVQEALRSCHRNIDSFEMISKEMSKRGHNRSAVECRTKAKALRLEYKRVVTLNSQMGSNRATCPYFEELHRILRGDASVKPKRVPRSLNALRRPAEPQRPPPMLQEGSEQLLICELPTVKVENIVEDVRCSTPAPSRTVMMDPAGSRPTPHPKEEADEMPIEEAATPAHTSGDEEQCARTPESPTGSARGGVDADPHPAELSPATRLANARAKKRRVPGLYSVAERMMEQSSREHTQELEERRREHAAEKRRYAEDMVERRRQHEEMMAEMRADREEAREDRRVVEEALQRNFRVMEAAMKSLDRLGELILQQQQHQKVLEI, from the exons ATGGAGGAGAGACGGATGTCAGAGACTATGAATGAGGCAAGGAAGCTGCTTAACAGATCCCTGGCGAAGAAACCAG CCAGCAAACCATCTGGGGTCCGTGGGGTGTCGTGGAGGCGCGACGAGACCCTCGACCTGCTTTCCCTCTGGGGGGAGCAGAACGTGCAGGAGGCCCTTCGCAGCTGCCACCGGAACATCGACTCCTTCGAGATGATCTCAAAGGAGATGAGCAAGCGGGGCCACAACCGCTCTGCCGTGGAGTGCCGGACCAAGGCCAAAGCCCTGCGTCTGGAGTACAAGCGGGTGGTCACGCTCAACAGCCAGATGGGCAGCAACCGGGCGACCTGCCCGTACTTCGAAGAGCTCCACCGCATCCTGCGAGGGGACGCTAGCGTGAAGCCCAAGCGGGTGCCTCGCAGCTTGAACGCTCTTCGCAGGCCTGCCGAGCCCCAAAGGCCCCCTCCTATGCTGCAGGAAGGCTCGGAGCAGCTCCTCATCTGTGAACTGCCGACCGTCAAGGTGGAGAACATCGTGGAGGATGTGCGTTGCTCCACCCCTGCACCTTCAA GAACTGTCATGATGGACCCTGCAGGCAGCCGACCCACCCCCCACCCGAAGGAGGAGGCGGATGAGATGCCGATAGAGGAGGCGGCCACACCAG CTCACACATCTGGGGACGAGGAGCAATGCGCCAGGACCCCTGAAAGTCCCACAGGGAGTGCTAGAGGAG GCGTGGACGCAGACCCCCATCCAGCAGAACTCTCCCCTGCCACACGCCTGGCCAACGCGCGCGCCAAGAAGCGCCGCGTTCCCGGCCTCTACAGCGTGGCAGAGCGCATGATGGAGCAGTCAAGCCGGGAGCACACCCAGGAGCTGGAGGAGCGCCGCCGGGAGCATGCAGCGGAGAAGAGGCGGTACGCGGAAGACATGGTGGAGCGCCGCAGGCAGCACGAGGAGATGATGGCGGAGATGCGGGCGGACAGGGAAGAGGCGCGAGAGGACAGGAGGGTGGTGGAGGAAGCCCTGCAGCGCAACTTCCGCGTCATGGAAGCCGCCATGAAGAGCCTGGACAGACTGGGGGAGCTgattttgcagcagcagcagcacca GAAGGTGCTAGAGATTTAA